The Novosphingobium terrae genome has a window encoding:
- the gcvH gene encoding glycine cleavage system protein GcvH, whose product MTRYFTKEHEWIQVDGDTATVGITDFAQESLGDITFVELPDAGRAVTAGEAVAVVESVKAASDVYAPVAGTIVEGNPALDAEPELVNSAAETDGWLFKLTLTDAAALSDLLDEAAYKAYIAEL is encoded by the coding sequence ATGACTCGCTATTTCACCAAGGAACACGAGTGGATTCAGGTCGATGGTGACACCGCCACCGTCGGCATCACCGACTTCGCTCAGGAATCGCTGGGTGACATCACCTTCGTGGAGCTGCCCGACGCGGGCCGCGCCGTCACGGCGGGCGAAGCTGTCGCCGTGGTGGAATCGGTGAAGGCCGCCAGCGACGTCTACGCGCCTGTCGCGGGCACGATCGTGGAAGGCAACCCTGCCCTCGATGCCGAGCCCGAGCTGGTCAACAGCGCTGCTGAAACCGACGGCTGGCTGTTCAAGCTGACCCTGACCGACGCGGCTGCGCTGAGCGACCTGCTCGATGAAGCCGCCTACAAGGCCTATATCGCGGAGCTTTGA
- the gcvPA gene encoding aminomethyl-transferring glycine dehydrogenase subunit GcvPA, which yields MRYLPLTPADRTAMLAAVGAGTIDDLFADVPADALLSGPVEGLAPHASEMAVERHMARLAGKNLSAGAAPFFLGAGAYKHHIPASVDHLIQRGEFLTAYTPYQPEIAQGTLQVLFEFQTQVARLFGTDVANASMYDGSTACWEAIAMAGRVTRRKKAVLSGGLHPHYVGTAETMAKFTGDVIEARSPVLSAQPDDAEVIAAIDDQTGAVVVQYPDILGRIPDLAAISAAAHAKGALLVVVVTEPVALGLIEAPGHLGADIVVGEGQSLGVGLNFGGPYLGLFGASEKFLRQMPGRLCGETVDAEGKRGFVLTLSTREQHIRREKATSNICTNAGLCALAFSIHMSLLGGEGLSQLAAVNHDRARQTAERLAQIPGVTVLNDAFVNEFTVVLPADAREAVRSLADKGVLGGVALGRLYPQDKALHAGLLVTATECTTDDDIEALATTLADVLKKGA from the coding sequence ATGCGTTACCTTCCCCTGACCCCGGCGGATCGCACCGCCATGCTCGCGGCTGTCGGCGCCGGCACCATCGACGATCTCTTCGCCGATGTGCCCGCCGATGCGCTGCTCTCCGGCCCCGTTGAAGGCCTTGCCCCGCACGCCAGCGAAATGGCGGTGGAGCGCCATATGGCGCGTCTGGCGGGCAAGAACCTCTCGGCGGGCGCGGCGCCTTTCTTCCTGGGGGCAGGGGCTTACAAGCACCATATCCCGGCCAGCGTCGACCATCTGATCCAGCGCGGCGAGTTCCTGACCGCCTACACGCCCTATCAGCCGGAAATCGCGCAGGGCACGCTGCAGGTGCTCTTCGAGTTCCAGACGCAGGTCGCGCGCCTGTTCGGCACCGATGTGGCCAATGCCTCGATGTATGACGGCTCGACCGCATGCTGGGAGGCCATTGCCATGGCGGGCCGCGTCACGCGCCGCAAGAAGGCGGTGCTCTCGGGCGGTCTGCACCCGCATTACGTGGGCACGGCCGAAACCATGGCCAAGTTCACCGGCGATGTGATCGAGGCCCGCTCGCCCGTGCTGTCGGCCCAGCCCGACGATGCCGAGGTGATCGCCGCCATCGACGACCAGACCGGCGCTGTCGTGGTGCAGTACCCCGATATTCTGGGCCGTATCCCCGATCTGGCCGCGATTTCGGCTGCCGCCCACGCCAAGGGCGCGCTGCTGGTGGTCGTTGTCACCGAGCCGGTGGCGCTGGGCCTGATCGAGGCGCCGGGCCATCTGGGCGCGGACATCGTCGTGGGTGAGGGTCAGTCGCTCGGCGTCGGCCTCAACTTCGGCGGCCCTTATCTGGGCCTGTTCGGTGCTTCGGAGAAGTTCCTGCGCCAGATGCCGGGACGTCTTTGTGGCGAGACCGTCGATGCCGAGGGCAAGCGCGGCTTCGTGCTGACGCTCTCCACCCGCGAGCAGCATATCCGCCGCGAGAAGGCCACCAGCAACATCTGCACCAATGCCGGGCTTTGCGCGCTGGCCTTCAGCATTCACATGAGCTTGCTGGGCGGCGAGGGCCTGTCGCAGCTGGCGGCGGTCAACCATGACCGTGCGCGCCAGACGGCGGAACGCCTCGCCCAGATCCCGGGCGTGACGGTGCTGAACGACGCCTTTGTCAACGAGTTCACCGTGGTGCTGCCCGCCGATGCGCGCGAAGCCGTGCGTTCGCTGGCGGACAAGGGCGTGCTGGGCGGTGTCGCTCTTGGTCGCCTCTATCCGCAGGACAAGGCGCTGCATGCCGGTCTGCTGGTGACGGCGACCGAATGCACCACCGATGACGATATCGAAGCGCTGGCCACCACGCTGGCCGACGTTCTGAAGAAGGGGGCCTGA
- the gcvPB gene encoding aminomethyl-transferring glycine dehydrogenase subunit GcvPB — protein MNAPNASGWKPEMVADDGSVQPMTVSGDKGLQLEEPLIFELNRAGQTGVDIDAPTRGPIAGLAKFLRKAPAALPGLTEPEVVRHYTRLSRQNYAIDLGPFPLGSCTMKHNPRLNEKVARMPGFADIHPLQPKHTVAGAFEAIAELSDWLIGLTGMAAVALSPKAGAHGELCGLLCIRAAIEAKGENRPVVLVPESAHGTNPATAAFAGFRVESIPATEDGRVDMAALVSRLGPDVAGVMITNPNTCGLFERDLKAISDAVHAYGGYVYCDGANFNAIVGKVRPGDLGVDAMHINLHKTFSTPHGGGGPGSGPVVLSEALAPFAPLPFVQREADGRVHLVEEEEIASTGHAQSFGRMAAFHGQMGMFTRALTYILSHGNDGLRQVSEDAVLNANYILRELEDVLEAPFAKAGPCMHEALFSDAGLAAGFSTLDIAKGLIDEGFHPMTVYFPLVVHGAMLIEPTETESRAGLDRFIASMRSLAERARAGDERLKTAPHFTPRRRLDETLAARKPVLVWKGDKA, from the coding sequence ATGAACGCTCCGAATGCATCCGGCTGGAAGCCTGAAATGGTGGCCGATGACGGTTCCGTGCAGCCGATGACCGTGTCGGGAGACAAGGGCCTTCAGCTTGAAGAGCCCTTGATCTTCGAACTCAACCGCGCGGGCCAGACCGGCGTGGACATCGATGCGCCGACGCGCGGGCCCATCGCGGGTCTCGCCAAGTTCCTGCGCAAGGCGCCCGCCGCTTTGCCGGGCCTGACCGAGCCGGAGGTGGTGCGCCACTACACCCGCCTGTCGCGCCAGAACTATGCCATCGATCTGGGGCCGTTCCCGCTGGGTTCGTGCACCATGAAGCACAATCCGCGCCTGAATGAGAAGGTCGCGCGGATGCCCGGCTTTGCGGATATTCACCCGCTGCAGCCCAAGCACACCGTCGCTGGCGCCTTTGAAGCCATTGCCGAGCTGTCGGACTGGCTGATCGGCTTGACCGGCATGGCCGCCGTGGCGCTGAGCCCCAAGGCTGGCGCCCATGGCGAGCTGTGCGGTCTGCTCTGCATCCGCGCCGCGATCGAGGCCAAGGGCGAGAACCGCCCGGTGGTTCTGGTCCCGGAAAGCGCGCATGGCACCAACCCCGCCACTGCCGCCTTCGCCGGTTTCCGCGTGGAGAGCATCCCTGCCACCGAGGATGGTCGCGTGGATATGGCTGCTCTGGTCAGTCGCCTCGGCCCCGATGTGGCCGGTGTGATGATTACGAACCCGAACACTTGCGGTCTGTTCGAGCGTGATCTGAAGGCGATTTCGGACGCCGTTCACGCCTATGGCGGTTACGTCTACTGCGATGGCGCGAACTTCAACGCCATCGTCGGCAAGGTGCGCCCCGGCGATCTGGGCGTGGACGCCATGCACATCAACCTGCACAAGACCTTCTCCACCCCGCATGGTGGTGGCGGTCCGGGTTCGGGTCCGGTGGTGCTGTCCGAGGCGCTGGCGCCCTTCGCCCCGCTGCCCTTCGTGCAGCGTGAGGCCGATGGCCGCGTGCATCTGGTGGAAGAGGAAGAAATCGCCTCGACCGGCCATGCGCAGAGCTTTGGCCGTATGGCGGCTTTCCACGGCCAGATGGGCATGTTCACCCGCGCGCTGACCTACATTCTGTCGCATGGCAATGATGGCCTGCGTCAGGTGTCGGAAGATGCCGTGCTGAACGCCAACTACATCCTGCGCGAGCTGGAAGATGTGCTGGAAGCGCCTTTCGCCAAGGCGGGCCCCTGCATGCATGAGGCGCTGTTCAGCGATGCCGGCCTTGCCGCCGGCTTCTCGACGCTGGACATCGCCAAGGGCCTGATCGACGAGGGCTTCCACCCGATGACGGTCTATTTCCCGCTGGTCGTCCATGGCGCGATGCTGATCGAGCCGACCGAAACGGAAAGCCGCGCCGGTCTGGACCGCTTCATCGCCAGCATGCGCTCGCTGGCCGAACGTGCCCGCGCGGGTGACGAACGCCTGAAGACGGCGCCGCACTTCACCCCGCGCCGTCGCCTTGATGAAACCCTGGCCGCCCGCAAACCGGTGCTGGTGTGGAAGGGCGACAAGGCCTGA
- a CDS encoding CcdC protein domain-containing protein: MHNGNPYSQWIPIAVIVVVLALRSRQIGRERPFRPALSLILPVIALAAITALLIARPPEPLGWAALAGGLVLGVPLGWQRAKLTHIGRDPVTGALFIRQSAAAMMLLVGVIVLRQFARYEMVEAGAAHAAWLALASDALIGFALGSIVTFRGELYLRARSLLAA, translated from the coding sequence ATGCATAACGGCAATCCTTACAGCCAGTGGATTCCCATCGCCGTGATCGTGGTGGTGCTGGCGCTGCGCAGCCGCCAGATCGGGCGGGAGCGACCGTTCCGCCCCGCTCTGTCGCTGATCCTGCCGGTGATCGCTCTGGCAGCGATCACCGCGCTGCTGATTGCCCGCCCGCCCGAACCATTGGGCTGGGCCGCTCTGGCCGGAGGACTGGTGCTGGGCGTGCCGCTGGGCTGGCAGCGCGCGAAACTCACCCATATCGGCCGCGATCCGGTCACCGGCGCGCTGTTTATCCGCCAGTCGGCGGCGGCGATGATGCTGCTGGTCGGCGTGATCGTGCTGCGGCAGTTTGCCCGCTATGAAATGGTCGAGGCAGGCGCGGCCCATGCCGCCTGGCTCGCGCTGGCCAGCGATGCGCTGATCGGCTTTGCCCTGGGCAGCATTGTCACCTTCCGCGGGGAACTCTACCTGCGGGCGCGCTCTCTTCTGGCGGCGTAG
- a CDS encoding DMT family transporter: MPVHQRPFLALGLRLGAALAMSSLYMLVKLVHQMGVSLPEIIFWRQAGALPLLLGWILLRGQMWQLKTTRFKSHATRSLMGMVGMLANFGATILLPLAVATILGFTTPMFAVVLSALFLREKPGRWRGLAVALGFAGVLVIARPGAMPISPIGALVGLASGFMVAVVSIQLRDMGRTETPLSVVFYFSLVGTVLMLPTLPFTMTHHTPLQWAMILAMGSIGTLAQLLLTAALRYGPVSTVVVMDYSSLIWTTLYGWLVFHQMPPASTWLGAPLVVAAGLVIVWRERVRARAAATPPEESAPAGRVPRGR; the protein is encoded by the coding sequence ATGCCTGTTCATCAACGCCCCTTTCTGGCGCTGGGCCTTCGGCTTGGCGCGGCACTGGCCATGTCCAGCCTGTATATGCTGGTCAAGCTGGTGCATCAGATGGGCGTTTCCCTGCCGGAGATCATCTTCTGGCGACAGGCCGGGGCCCTGCCGCTGCTGCTGGGCTGGATTTTGCTGCGCGGGCAGATGTGGCAACTCAAGACCACCCGTTTCAAGAGCCATGCCACGCGGTCGCTGATGGGCATGGTGGGCATGCTGGCCAATTTCGGCGCAACGATCCTGCTGCCGCTGGCGGTGGCGACCATTCTGGGCTTCACCACGCCGATGTTCGCGGTGGTGCTGTCCGCACTGTTCCTGAGGGAGAAACCCGGTCGCTGGCGCGGGCTGGCGGTGGCTCTGGGCTTTGCCGGGGTGCTGGTGATCGCGCGGCCCGGCGCCATGCCGATTTCCCCGATCGGGGCGCTGGTCGGGCTGGCTTCGGGCTTTATGGTGGCGGTGGTCTCGATCCAGCTGCGCGATATGGGCCGCACGGAAACGCCGCTTTCGGTGGTGTTCTACTTCTCGCTGGTGGGCACGGTGCTGATGCTGCCCACCCTGCCCTTCACCATGACGCATCACACGCCGCTGCAATGGGCGATGATTCTGGCCATGGGCAGCATCGGCACGCTGGCGCAGCTGCTGCTGACGGCGGCCTTGCGCTATGGCCCGGTCTCCACCGTGGTGGTGATGGATTATTCCTCGCTGATCTGGACGACGCTTTATGGCTGGCTGGTCTTCCACCAGATGCCGCCTGCCAGCACATGGCTGGGGGCGCCTCTGGTGGTGGCCGCCGGGCTAGTGATCGTCTGGCGAGAGCGGGTTCGCGCCCGCGCCGCTGCTACGCCGCCAGAAGAGAGCGCGCCCGCAGGTAGAGTTCCCCGCGGAAGGTGA
- a CDS encoding CpaF family protein, which yields MSAFGRRNGPTSFGQGARPQFGVARPMQGGAAPAAQPQQPPPGGQQFPPLPAESAAPAPAPAPAPSAPQPLRSEAMARLDERMNTTVENTHKAEGFEASVHKIKEEVLPRLLERVDPEAAATLTKDELAEEFRPIIMEVLAELKITLNRREQFALEKVLIDELLGFGPLEELLGDPDVSDIMVNGPDQTYIEKKGKLTLSTIRFRDEQHLFQIAQRIVNQVGRRVDQTTPLADARLKDGSRVNVIVPPLSLRGTAISIRKFSEKPITLDMLRDFGSMSDPMCTALKIAGACRMNIVISGGTGSGKTTMLNALSKMIDPGERVLTIEDAAELRLQQPHWLPLETRPPNLEGQGAITIGDLVKNALRMRPDRIILGEIRGAECFDLLAAMNTGHDGSMCTLHANSPRECLGRMENMILMGDIKIPKEAISRQIAESVDIIVQVKRLRDGSRRTTNITEVIGMEGDVIVTQELFKFEYLDESEDGKIIGEFRPSGLRPYTLEKARQFGFDQAYLEACL from the coding sequence ATGAGCGCATTCGGGCGACGCAACGGCCCCACCAGCTTCGGGCAAGGCGCACGCCCGCAATTCGGCGTGGCGCGGCCCATGCAGGGTGGCGCTGCTCCGGCGGCCCAGCCTCAGCAGCCGCCGCCGGGTGGACAGCAATTCCCGCCGCTGCCTGCCGAATCCGCCGCGCCCGCTCCGGCCCCGGCGCCCGCTCCGTCTGCGCCCCAGCCCCTGCGCAGCGAGGCCATGGCGCGCCTCGACGAGCGCATGAACACCACGGTCGAGAACACGCATAAGGCCGAGGGTTTCGAGGCCAGCGTTCACAAGATCAAGGAAGAGGTGCTGCCACGCCTGCTGGAGCGCGTCGATCCCGAAGCCGCCGCCACGCTGACGAAGGATGAACTGGCCGAGGAATTCCGCCCCATCATCATGGAGGTGCTGGCCGAGCTGAAGATCACCCTCAACCGGCGTGAGCAGTTCGCGCTGGAAAAGGTGCTGATCGACGAGCTGCTCGGCTTTGGCCCGCTCGAAGAGCTGCTGGGCGATCCCGACGTGTCCGATATCATGGTCAACGGCCCGGATCAGACCTACATCGAAAAGAAGGGCAAGCTGACCCTTTCGACCATCCGCTTCCGCGACGAGCAGCATCTGTTCCAGATCGCGCAGCGCATCGTCAATCAGGTCGGCCGCCGCGTCGACCAGACCACGCCGCTGGCCGACGCCCGCCTGAAGGACGGCAGCCGCGTTAACGTGATCGTGCCGCCGCTCTCGCTGCGCGGCACCGCCATCTCGATTCGTAAGTTTTCCGAAAAGCCGATCACGCTCGATATGCTGCGCGATTTCGGCTCCATGTCGGACCCGATGTGCACCGCGCTGAAGATTGCGGGCGCCTGTCGCATGAACATCGTCATCTCGGGCGGTACAGGCTCGGGTAAAACGACGATGCTCAACGCCCTGTCGAAGATGATCGACCCCGGCGAGCGCGTGCTGACCATCGAAGACGCCGCCGAACTTCGCCTGCAGCAGCCGCACTGGCTGCCGCTGGAAACGCGCCCGCCCAACCTTGAAGGCCAGGGCGCCATCACCATCGGCGACCTTGTGAAGAACGCCCTGCGTATGCGCCCGGATCGCATCATTCTGGGCGAAATTCGTGGCGCGGAGTGCTTCGACCTCCTCGCCGCGATGAACACCGGTCACGACGGCTCGATGTGTACGCTCCACGCCAACAGCCCGCGCGAATGCCTTGGCCGTATGGAAAACATGATCCTGATGGGCGACATCAAGATCCCCAAGGAAGCCATCAGCCGCCAGATCGCCGAATCGGTGGACATCATCGTGCAGGTGAAGCGCCTGCGCGACGGCTCGCGCCGCACCACCAACATCACCGAGGTGATCGGGATGGAAGGCGATGTGATCGTGACGCAGGAGCTGTTCAAGTTCGAATATCTGGACGAGAGCGAGGACGGCAAGATCATCGGTGAGTTCCGTCCCTCGGGTCTGCGGCCTTATACGCTGGAAAAGGCGCGTCAGTTCGGGTTCGATCAGGCTTATCTTGAGGCCTGTTTGTAA
- a CDS encoding ATP synthase F1 subunit epsilon — protein sequence MALHFELVTPARLVRSESVHMVVVPGTEGEFGVLEGHAPFMSTVRDGVLKVYRTENGTPEDIAVSGGFAEVSASGLTVLAEHVEG from the coding sequence ATGGCACTGCATTTCGAGCTCGTCACGCCTGCGCGTCTGGTCCGGTCCGAGAGCGTCCACATGGTGGTCGTTCCCGGCACGGAAGGCGAGTTCGGCGTGCTTGAAGGCCACGCGCCCTTCATGTCCACCGTGCGCGACGGCGTGCTGAAGGTGTACCGTACTGAAAACGGCACCCCCGAAGACATCGCCGTCTCGGGCGGCTTCGCCGAGGTGAGCGCCAGCGGCCTCACCGTGCTGGCGGAGCATGTCGAGGGCTGA
- the atpD gene encoding F0F1 ATP synthase subunit beta, with protein MATVLTSTGKISQVIGAVVDVSFDGELPAILTALETSNNGNRLVLEVAQHLGENTVRTIAMDSTDGLTRGQAVTSTGAQISVPVGPQTLGRILNVIGEPIDERGPVGATQFAPIHAEAPPFIEQSTEAAILVTGIKVIDLLAPYAKGGKIGLFGGAGVGKTVLIQELINNIAKGHGGVSVFAGVGERTREGNDLYHEFLDAGVIAKDAEGNPTPDGSKVALVFGQMNEPPGARARVALSGLTMAEYFRDQENQDVLFFVDNIFRFTQAGSEVSALLGRIPSAVGYQPTLSTDMGALQERITSTTKGSITSVQAIYVPADDLTDPAPAASFAHLDATTTLNRAISELGIYPAVDPLDSTSRVLTPAVVGQEHYETARRVQETLQKYKSLQDIIAILGMDELSEEDKLTVARARKIQKFLSQPFHVAEVFTGISGKFVQIEDTVRSFKAVVDGEYDHLPENAFYMVGGIDEAIEKGKKLAAEA; from the coding sequence ATGGCCACCGTGCTCACCTCCACTGGCAAGATCAGCCAGGTCATCGGCGCCGTCGTCGACGTTTCGTTCGACGGCGAACTGCCCGCCATTCTCACCGCGCTGGAAACCAGCAACAACGGCAACCGTCTGGTTCTCGAAGTTGCCCAGCATCTGGGTGAGAACACCGTCCGCACCATCGCCATGGACTCGACCGACGGTCTGACGCGCGGCCAGGCCGTGACCAGCACCGGCGCCCAGATCTCGGTCCCCGTGGGCCCGCAGACCCTCGGCCGCATCCTCAACGTCATCGGCGAGCCGATCGACGAGCGCGGTCCCGTCGGCGCGACCCAGTTCGCCCCGATCCACGCCGAAGCCCCGCCCTTCATCGAGCAGTCGACCGAAGCGGCCATTCTGGTCACCGGCATCAAGGTCATCGACCTTCTGGCCCCCTACGCCAAGGGCGGCAAGATCGGCCTGTTCGGCGGCGCCGGCGTGGGCAAGACGGTTCTCATTCAGGAACTGATCAACAACATCGCCAAGGGCCACGGCGGCGTGTCGGTGTTCGCCGGCGTGGGTGAGCGTACCCGCGAGGGCAACGATCTGTATCACGAGTTCCTCGACGCCGGCGTTATCGCCAAGGACGCCGAGGGCAACCCGACCCCCGATGGTTCGAAGGTTGCTCTGGTGTTCGGCCAGATGAACGAGCCCCCGGGCGCCCGCGCTCGCGTTGCTCTGTCGGGTCTGACCATGGCTGAGTATTTCCGCGACCAGGAAAACCAGGACGTGCTGTTCTTCGTGGACAACATCTTCCGCTTCACGCAGGCCGGTTCGGAAGTGTCGGCTCTGCTGGGCCGTATTCCTTCGGCCGTGGGTTACCAGCCCACCCTGTCGACCGACATGGGCGCCCTGCAGGAGCGCATCACCTCCACCACCAAGGGTTCGATCACCTCGGTGCAGGCCATTTACGTGCCCGCAGACGATCTTACCGACCCTGCCCCGGCTGCCTCGTTCGCTCACCTTGACGCCACGACCACGCTGAACCGCGCCATCTCGGAGCTGGGCATCTACCCGGCCGTGGATCCGCTGGACTCGACCTCGCGCGTGCTGACGCCCGCCGTTGTCGGTCAGGAGCACTACGAGACCGCCCGCCGCGTTCAGGAAACGCTGCAGAAGTACAAGTCGCTTCAGGACATCATCGCGATCCTGGGCATGGACGAGCTGTCGGAAGAAGATAAGCTCACCGTAGCCCGCGCCCGCAAGATCCAGAAGTTCCTGTCGCAGCCCTTCCACGTGGCCGAAGTCTTCACCGGCATCAGCGGCAAGTTCGTGCAGATCGAGGACACCGTCCGCTCGTTCAAGGCTGTGGTCGATGGCGAATACGACCATCTGCCCGAGAACGCCTTCTACATGGTCGGCGGCATCGACGAAGCCATCGAAAAGGGCAAGAAGCTGGCTGCGGAGGCCTGA
- a CDS encoding F0F1 ATP synthase subunit gamma — translation MASLKELKLRINSVKSTQKITKAKQMVAAAKLRKAQASAEAARPYAQRLAQVMGSLASRITVSENSPKLLAGTGKSQVHLLVVANSDRGLCGAFNSNILKAARAKAQALQAEGKTVLFYLIGRKGRAVVRREFPKAVEAEFDTTSVREPGFAEAEAIANELVALYEAGKFDVAHLFYSKFRSALLQEPTTQQIIPVPAPKVAAETSGAVVEYEPDEEDILAALLPRYLRTQLFGALLENAASEQGASMTAMDNATRNAGDLINKLTVQYNRSRQAAITTELIEIIAGAEAL, via the coding sequence ATGGCCAGTCTTAAAGAACTCAAGCTACGCATCAACTCGGTCAAGTCGACCCAGAAGATCACCAAGGCCAAGCAGATGGTCGCGGCGGCAAAACTGCGCAAGGCGCAGGCTTCCGCCGAGGCCGCCCGCCCCTATGCCCAGCGTCTGGCGCAGGTGATGGGCTCGCTCGCGAGCCGCATCACCGTCAGCGAGAACAGCCCCAAGCTGCTCGCCGGCACCGGCAAGTCGCAGGTGCATCTGCTGGTGGTGGCCAACTCGGATCGCGGCCTGTGCGGTGCGTTCAACTCGAACATCCTGAAGGCCGCCCGCGCCAAGGCGCAGGCCCTTCAGGCCGAGGGCAAGACCGTGCTGTTCTACCTCATCGGCCGCAAGGGCCGTGCGGTGGTGCGCCGGGAATTCCCCAAGGCGGTTGAGGCCGAATTCGACACCACCTCGGTGCGCGAACCCGGCTTTGCCGAGGCCGAGGCGATCGCAAACGAACTCGTTGCGCTTTACGAAGCGGGCAAGTTCGACGTGGCTCATCTGTTCTATTCCAAGTTCCGCAGCGCCCTGCTGCAGGAGCCGACCACGCAGCAGATCATCCCCGTGCCCGCCCCCAAGGTGGCTGCGGAGACCAGCGGCGCCGTGGTGGAATATGAGCCCGATGAGGAAGACATCCTCGCCGCGCTGCTGCCGCGTTACCTGCGCACCCAGCTCTTCGGCGCTCTGCTGGAGAATGCGGCGAGCGAACAGGGCGCATCGATGACCGCCATGGACAATGCCACGCGCAATGCCGGCGACCTCATCAACAAGCTGACCGTTCAGTACAACCGCAGCCGTCAGGCCGCGATCACCACTGAACTCATCGAAATCATCGCGGGCGCCGAAGCGCTCTGA
- the atpA gene encoding F0F1 ATP synthase subunit alpha yields MDIRAAEISKVIKDQIANFGTEAQVSEVGSVLSVGDGIARIHGLDQVQAGEMVQFANGVQGMALNLEADNVGVVIFGSDSEIREGDTVRRTGTIVDVPTGKGLLGRVVDALGNPIDGKGPIEYTERRRVELKAPGIIPRKSVHEPVQTGLKAIDALVPIGRGQRELIIGDRQTGKTAVAIDTFINQKAANQGDDEGKKLYCIYVAVGQKRSTVAQIVRQLEENGAMEYSIVVAATASEPAPLQYLAPYTGCAMGEFFRDNGMHAVIVYDDLSKQAVAYRQMSLLLRRPPGREAYPGDVFYLHSRLLERAAKLNDDFGNGSMTALPIIETQAGDVSAYIPTNVISITDGQIFLETGLFYQGIRPAINVGLSVSRVGSSAQTKAMKKVSGSIKLELAQYREMAAFAQFGSDLDASTQKLLNRGARLTELLKQPQFSPLGFEEQTAVIFAGTNGYLDSIPVKQVTEYEAELLSFLHQNHADVLKLIRDTKDLGDEAKSKLKAALDTFAKQYA; encoded by the coding sequence ATGGATATCCGCGCCGCAGAAATCTCGAAGGTCATCAAGGACCAGATCGCCAATTTCGGCACCGAGGCCCAGGTCTCGGAAGTGGGCAGCGTGCTGTCGGTGGGTGACGGCATCGCCCGCATCCACGGTCTGGACCAGGTCCAGGCCGGTGAGATGGTGCAGTTCGCCAATGGCGTGCAGGGCATGGCCCTCAACCTCGAAGCCGACAATGTCGGCGTCGTGATCTTCGGTTCGGACAGCGAGATCCGCGAAGGCGACACTGTGCGCCGCACCGGCACCATCGTGGACGTGCCGACCGGCAAGGGCCTGCTGGGCCGCGTGGTCGACGCGCTGGGCAACCCGATCGACGGCAAGGGCCCGATCGAATACACCGAGCGCCGCCGCGTCGAGCTGAAGGCTCCGGGCATCATCCCTCGCAAGTCGGTGCACGAGCCCGTGCAGACCGGCCTGAAGGCCATTGACGCTCTGGTTCCCATCGGCCGTGGCCAGCGCGAGCTGATCATCGGTGACCGCCAGACCGGCAAGACCGCCGTCGCCATCGACACCTTCATCAACCAGAAGGCCGCCAACCAGGGCGACGACGAAGGCAAGAAGCTGTATTGCATCTATGTCGCCGTCGGCCAGAAGCGTTCGACCGTCGCTCAGATCGTGCGTCAGCTCGAAGAGAACGGCGCGATGGAGTACTCCATCGTCGTGGCCGCCACCGCTTCGGAGCCCGCTCCGCTGCAGTATCTGGCCCCCTACACCGGCTGCGCCATGGGCGAGTTCTTCCGCGACAACGGCATGCATGCCGTGATCGTGTATGACGATCTTTCCAAGCAGGCCGTGGCCTATCGCCAGATGTCGCTGCTGCTGCGTCGTCCCCCGGGCCGCGAAGCCTACCCCGGCGACGTGTTCTATCTGCACAGCCGCCTGCTGGAGCGCGCCGCCAAGCTGAACGACGACTTCGGCAACGGCTCGATGACCGCCCTGCCGATCATCGAAACGCAGGCCGGTGACGTGTCGGCCTACATTCCGACCAACGTGATCTCGATCACCGACGGCCAGATCTTCCTTGAAACCGGCCTGTTCTATCAGGGCATCCGTCCGGCCATCAACGTGGGTCTGTCGGTGTCGCGCGTGGGTTCGTCGGCGCAGACCAAGGCGATGAAGAAGGTGTCCGGCTCGATCAAGCTGGAGCTGGCCCAGTATCGCGAAATGGCCGCTTTCGCCCAGTTCGGTTCGGACCTCGACGCTTCGACCCAGAAGCTGCTGAACCGCGGTGCGCGCCTGACCGAGCTGCTCAAGCAGCCCCAGTTCTCGCCCCTCGGCTTCGAGGAGCAGACCGCGGTGATCTTCGCTGGCACCAACGGCTACCTCGACAGCATCCCTGTCAAGCAGGTGACCGAGTATGAGGCTGAGCTGCTGAGCTTCCTGCATCAGAACCACGCCGATGTCCTCAAGCTGATCCGCGACACCAAGGATCTGGGCGATGAGGCCAAGAGCAAGCTGAAGGCCGCGCTCGACACCTTCGCCAAGCAGTACGCCTGA